In a single window of the Chitinivibrio alkaliphilus ACht1 genome:
- a CDS encoding MotA/TolQ/ExbB proton channel family protein: protein MDIPALHLIMDSGAMAKAVLLLLLIFSVFSWGIIVNRFFVLASVRRHNKRFISFFSSLESIRDLSSVAHDSAESPAGELGRMTVEEFKRIIRDARLHKGVSDWSFYLQNQFYMARERLDAEVGRLARKQDWGLYLLAVVSSVAPFLGLFGTVWGIMLAFYEIGEQASANLAVVAPGISAALITTIVGLAVAIPAVVFYNIFNHKVERIEDELEEFSDHLLLNLKRELFNMLYAKGKKDTAHEQTT, encoded by the coding sequence ATGGATATTCCTGCGTTGCATTTAATTATGGATTCCGGAGCAATGGCAAAGGCTGTGCTTCTTCTATTACTCATCTTCTCTGTTTTTTCCTGGGGGATTATTGTTAATCGTTTTTTTGTACTCGCCTCGGTGCGACGACACAATAAACGGTTTATTTCATTTTTTTCATCCTTGGAAAGTATTCGCGATTTGAGTTCCGTTGCCCATGATAGTGCCGAGTCTCCTGCGGGAGAATTGGGGCGCATGACCGTGGAGGAGTTTAAACGAATTATTCGTGATGCTCGGTTGCATAAGGGGGTCAGTGATTGGTCATTCTATTTGCAAAATCAATTTTACATGGCTCGGGAACGTCTTGATGCAGAAGTGGGACGCCTTGCGCGAAAACAGGATTGGGGACTCTACCTTCTGGCCGTGGTGAGTAGTGTGGCACCCTTTCTGGGGCTCTTCGGAACGGTGTGGGGTATTATGCTTGCGTTTTATGAAATAGGAGAACAGGCTTCAGCAAACCTTGCTGTTGTTGCTCCGGGTATTTCTGCTGCTTTGATTACTACCATTGTGGGGCTTGCCGTGGCTATTCCGGCGGTTGTTTTTTATAATATTTTCAACCATAAAGTCGAAAGAATAGAGGATGAGTTAGAGGAGTTTAGCGATCATCTATTGCTAAACCTGAAGCGGGAGCTTTTTAATATGCTCTATGCAAAGGGGAAAAAGGACACTGCTCATGAACAAACGACGTAA
- a CDS encoding tetratricopeptide repeat protein, with the protein MILVFLTGCANITVLRTQEIERITAQERDSVVHVYEERMDSLERQNRRDQVALNDVLRRLEAKIDRMANNLNESNMKMSAIAEQTGVITKHWEERARRDSLEAAIAENERRALIRQGVEAFRSGDFDLALEDFELYRETYPESDDAVRAYYKSAESLFHLEEYEAAEELLKEFFNEHRESEYAPRALFRLGQTYEKRGEEQRSSFVFDQLRDLFPESDAAQRLNEDGE; encoded by the coding sequence TTGATACTGGTTTTCCTCACGGGGTGCGCGAACATCACTGTCTTGCGTACACAGGAAATAGAGCGTATTACTGCGCAGGAACGTGATTCCGTAGTGCACGTATATGAGGAGCGCATGGATAGTTTGGAGCGCCAGAATCGTCGGGATCAAGTTGCGCTCAATGATGTATTGCGCCGCCTTGAAGCAAAGATTGATCGTATGGCTAATAACTTAAATGAGAGCAATATGAAGATGTCTGCCATAGCTGAGCAAACCGGTGTGATTACAAAACATTGGGAAGAGCGGGCTCGAAGAGACTCTCTTGAAGCAGCCATTGCCGAAAATGAACGTCGTGCCCTTATTCGTCAAGGCGTAGAGGCGTTTCGCAGTGGAGATTTTGATTTAGCCTTGGAAGATTTTGAGCTGTACCGTGAGACCTATCCTGAAAGCGATGACGCCGTAAGGGCATATTATAAAAGTGCGGAAAGTCTCTTTCACCTAGAGGAGTATGAAGCCGCGGAGGAGCTTCTTAAGGAGTTCTTCAATGAGCACCGTGAAAGTGAATATGCTCCTCGAGCACTATTTCGCCTCGGTCAGACTTACGAAAAGCGTGGGGAAGAACAACGAAGTTCCTTTGTCTTTGATCAATTGCGCGACCTTTTTCCCGAGAGTGATGCGGCGCAGCGTTTGAATGAAGATGGTGAATAG
- a CDS encoding OmpA family protein, whose translation MKAKGFLLSVLVFFLLFLGGCGRDTGVVDDIDMDPVEESVVPEEEPLDTADWDEVDTTTLEPVDMDSLAAEYLQTIYFDFDDYSLNNTGREKAIAAAEFLLDHDTIRIRLDGHCDERGSSEYNMALGERRAEAVYAIFMSYGVPENRVEVTSFGKESPAEFGCTDSECHQLNRRVEMTQIRR comes from the coding sequence ATGAAAGCAAAAGGGTTTCTACTAAGTGTGCTTGTGTTTTTCCTCTTATTCTTGGGAGGGTGTGGTCGTGATACAGGGGTTGTTGATGACATCGATATGGATCCTGTAGAAGAGTCGGTTGTTCCTGAGGAAGAGCCCTTAGATACGGCTGACTGGGATGAAGTGGATACAACAACCCTTGAACCGGTAGATATGGATTCCTTAGCTGCTGAGTATCTTCAAACGATTTATTTTGACTTTGATGACTACAGCTTGAATAATACAGGGCGAGAAAAGGCTATTGCTGCAGCGGAATTTCTGCTCGACCATGATACAATTCGAATTCGTTTGGATGGGCATTGTGATGAGCGAGGAAGTTCGGAATACAATATGGCCTTGGGTGAACGTCGCGCCGAAGCAGTATACGCAATATTTATGAGTTATGGTGTACCTGAAAACCGTGTAGAGGTTACGTCCTTCGGTAAAGAGTCTCCTGCTGAGTTTGGTTGTACTGATTCTGAATGTCACCAATTGAATCGTCGTGTTGAAATGACACAGATACGAAGGTAG
- the purB gene encoding adenylosuccinate lyase, protein MDTSQYASPLIERYASREMSYFFSHDFKFGTWRKIWIALAEAEQELGLPITDAQITEMKEQAGTIDFARAAEWEKKTRHDVMSHVHTYGEACPTARPIIHLGATSAFVGDNTDIIQIKEATRLIIQRLTMLIDALSEFAREYKNLPTLGFTHYQPAQCTTVGKRATLWILDLSMDLEDLIRFYETLPFRGAKGTTGTQASFLNLFNGDHAKVKQLDDMITQKMGFSRKLPVSGQTYTRKIDAQISALLSGVAQSIHKMANDIRLLANRKEIEEPFAKNQIGSSAMAYKRNPMRSERMTALARFIISLASSPAMTAAEQWFERTLDDSANKRLAIAEAFLATDAILTIGLNVSKGLVVYPKVIEKNLREELPFMATENIIMEAVKKGGDRQELHEQIRVHSMEAGKRVKLEGEENDLLARIVADPLFKMNDTDMARILNLKDFIGRAPEQTDEFLSEYLAPILSHGKKFGNIDEVELSV, encoded by the coding sequence ATGGATACATCCCAATATGCAAGCCCCCTTATTGAGCGATACGCCTCACGAGAAATGTCATACTTTTTTTCTCACGATTTTAAATTTGGCACGTGGCGAAAAATATGGATTGCCTTGGCTGAAGCTGAACAGGAGCTGGGGCTCCCCATTACGGATGCGCAAATTACAGAAATGAAGGAACAGGCCGGAACAATTGATTTTGCGCGAGCTGCGGAGTGGGAAAAGAAAACGCGCCACGATGTCATGTCCCACGTACACACCTATGGGGAGGCCTGCCCCACAGCGCGTCCCATTATTCACCTTGGAGCAACCAGTGCTTTTGTCGGCGACAACACTGATATTATTCAGATTAAAGAAGCCACCCGACTGATTATCCAGCGACTCACCATGCTGATTGACGCCTTAAGTGAGTTTGCCCGGGAATATAAAAATCTCCCCACCCTTGGTTTTACTCATTACCAACCGGCACAGTGTACCACTGTAGGAAAGCGGGCAACCCTCTGGATTCTTGATTTATCCATGGATTTAGAAGATCTCATCCGGTTTTATGAGACCCTTCCTTTTCGTGGGGCCAAAGGCACCACGGGAACACAAGCGAGCTTTCTCAACCTCTTCAATGGCGACCATGCCAAGGTAAAACAACTCGATGATATGATTACCCAAAAGATGGGATTTTCACGAAAACTCCCTGTGAGCGGCCAAACGTACACTCGAAAAATCGATGCACAGATCTCGGCACTTCTCTCTGGGGTGGCCCAATCAATCCACAAAATGGCAAATGATATTCGCCTTTTAGCAAATCGTAAAGAGATTGAAGAACCCTTTGCAAAAAACCAGATAGGCTCCTCAGCCATGGCGTACAAACGCAACCCCATGCGCAGTGAACGCATGACTGCCTTGGCACGCTTTATCATATCCCTTGCCTCATCTCCTGCCATGACTGCAGCAGAACAGTGGTTTGAACGTACCTTAGATGATTCAGCAAACAAGCGCCTTGCCATAGCCGAAGCATTTCTTGCAACCGATGCAATTCTTACCATTGGCTTGAACGTTTCCAAGGGGCTCGTGGTGTACCCCAAAGTTATTGAGAAAAATCTTCGTGAAGAGCTCCCCTTCATGGCCACGGAGAACATTATCATGGAAGCTGTTAAAAAAGGCGGTGACCGCCAAGAGCTACATGAACAAATTCGCGTACACTCCATGGAAGCAGGAAAACGCGTAAAGCTTGAAGGAGAAGAAAACGATCTGCTTGCACGTATTGTGGCAGACCCTCTGTTTAAAATGAACGATACAGATATGGCGCGGATACTGAATCTCAAAGATTTCATTGGGCGAGCACCGGAGCAAACCGACGAATTCCTTTCTGAATACCTTGCTCCCATCCTGTCACACGGAAAAAAGTTTGGAAATATAGACGAGGTAGAACTCTCCGTATAA
- a CDS encoding topoisomerase C-terminal repeat-containing protein, whose amino-acid sequence MPCPCCKGILTKKEYGWECSHCSFKIPYVYRQVRLRQDDVSALVHEGKTPWRGEWKTRRGRTCQGRLLVSKEYTLQFQGRRFPAAPCPLCGSTLYVADAYLFCEHCSFILFRKIASRTLTPNELRDLLNRRRTDILSGFLSRETGKFFSCRLCLEQDGTVRFDFE is encoded by the coding sequence ATGCCGTGTCCCTGTTGTAAGGGTATTCTGACAAAGAAAGAGTATGGCTGGGAATGTTCCCACTGTTCTTTCAAGATACCCTATGTGTATCGTCAAGTGCGTCTTCGGCAGGACGATGTATCTGCCTTGGTGCACGAAGGAAAAACACCCTGGCGGGGTGAGTGGAAAACACGACGAGGCCGAACTTGTCAGGGAAGGTTACTTGTAAGTAAGGAGTATACGCTTCAGTTTCAGGGGCGTCGCTTTCCCGCAGCCCCATGTCCTCTGTGCGGAAGTACCTTGTATGTGGCTGACGCGTATCTTTTTTGTGAACACTGCTCTTTTATTCTTTTTCGCAAGATTGCTTCCCGAACTCTTACGCCGAATGAACTCCGTGATCTCTTGAATCGTCGTAGGACAGATATTCTATCGGGATTCCTCAGTCGAGAGACCGGGAAGTTTTTTTCGTGTCGTCTCTGCTTGGAGCAAGACGGAACAGTGCGCTTTGATTTTGAATAA
- a CDS encoding ATP-binding protein yields MEYTHGDIQGVQEGIIVADTSGKVEYVNSKVCEMLLFSRDQLVEQPVTDIVYDRTFRQEWDHLVRALESGESVERPEIRLVCKNGAFVQVNMTCTLMKNPARGENWIVFYLIDISKEISTTKELERRNRELTRENSKLVKESTNFRRISELKTKFLGIASHELKTPLTSIKGYSELLIDNMSDELTPQVEKMLRRIKKAADKLHNVINDMLDVSRIEQNRLRLKPETVDLEKILRDAIQDLGHFIGKRNIGVEVDIESALPDYYGDEIRLHQVFTNLMSNAIKYSPDHTVVTCSIAVRDGAFHICIKDEGIGIDESEYDKIFTPFYEVSHAANHCSSHVKYMGGGTGLGLSIVKGIIQRHGGEIWVESNGTKRESCAQGSEFNIQLPLDSQIPWDDDETRMMHLNSIMNQPIISSGKYGVLPHDRDDSTESEAKKQKILIIDDDAETIEICRVLLEEQYTLLTCATGEIGLRMAFENNPDLILLNIYLPGLAGDLTCRILKSQGETKKIPVAFFSAATQDNEIEQAYASGGDDFIIKPFNNAELIDKVRGLLNPQGAFFKGES; encoded by the coding sequence ATGGAATATACGCACGGTGATATTCAGGGTGTCCAAGAAGGCATTATTGTGGCTGACACGTCCGGTAAGGTTGAATATGTAAATAGTAAAGTGTGCGAGATGCTCTTGTTTAGTCGAGACCAATTGGTGGAGCAACCTGTGACGGATATTGTGTATGACCGCACATTTCGACAGGAGTGGGATCATTTGGTGAGAGCCTTAGAGAGCGGAGAGAGTGTCGAGCGTCCTGAGATACGACTTGTTTGTAAAAATGGTGCCTTTGTACAGGTTAATATGACCTGTACTCTTATGAAGAATCCTGCTCGCGGTGAAAACTGGATTGTTTTTTATTTGATCGATATCAGCAAGGAAATTTCCACTACTAAGGAGCTTGAACGCCGAAACCGCGAGCTCACTCGAGAAAATTCGAAATTAGTAAAAGAGAGCACTAATTTTAGGCGTATTAGTGAGTTGAAAACAAAGTTTCTTGGCATTGCGTCTCACGAGTTAAAAACGCCCTTAACGTCCATAAAAGGATATTCAGAATTACTTATTGATAATATGAGCGACGAGTTGACGCCGCAGGTTGAAAAGATGTTGCGTCGTATCAAAAAAGCGGCTGACAAACTTCATAATGTAATTAATGACATGTTGGATGTCTCCCGTATTGAACAGAATCGATTGCGTCTTAAGCCGGAAACCGTTGATCTGGAAAAAATTCTTCGCGATGCGATTCAGGATTTGGGGCATTTCATCGGGAAACGAAATATTGGTGTTGAGGTTGACATTGAGTCTGCTCTTCCCGATTATTACGGAGATGAGATTCGCCTGCATCAAGTTTTTACAAATTTAATGAGTAATGCCATAAAATACTCTCCTGACCATACGGTTGTGACGTGCTCCATTGCTGTTCGTGACGGTGCTTTTCATATTTGTATCAAAGACGAAGGAATCGGCATTGATGAGAGTGAGTACGATAAAATATTTACCCCATTCTACGAGGTGTCTCACGCGGCAAATCACTGTAGTAGTCACGTGAAATACATGGGGGGTGGCACCGGTCTTGGTCTTTCCATTGTGAAAGGCATTATTCAGCGTCATGGCGGTGAAATTTGGGTCGAAAGCAATGGTACGAAGAGAGAAAGCTGCGCTCAGGGGAGTGAATTCAATATTCAACTTCCCCTTGATTCCCAAATTCCCTGGGATGATGACGAGACACGAATGATGCATCTGAATTCTATTATGAATCAGCCCATTATCTCTTCGGGAAAGTATGGAGTCCTTCCTCACGACAGGGATGATTCTACTGAGAGCGAAGCAAAAAAACAGAAGATTTTGATTATTGATGATGATGCTGAGACCATTGAAATCTGTCGGGTTCTTTTAGAAGAGCAGTATACCCTCCTCACCTGTGCCACAGGCGAGATCGGCCTTCGAATGGCCTTTGAAAATAATCCAGACCTCATACTGTTGAATATCTACCTGCCCGGTTTGGCGGGAGATCTTACTTGTCGGATATTAAAATCCCAGGGAGAAACCAAGAAAATCCCCGTGGCATTTTTCTCAGCTGCAACGCAGGATAATGAAATAGAACAGGCTTACGCCTCGGGGGGAGATGATTTCATCATAAAACCCTTTAATAACGCAGAGTTAATTGATAAAGTTCGGGGGTTGCTCAATCCTCAAGGGGCTTTTTTCAAGGGAGAGTCATGA
- a CDS encoding DPP IV N-terminal domain-containing protein, which translates to MKENRVITSGLYALWVLLLSSVVVIAREVHVESRMLEDDAVGIAVFPFENRGDISLTENRPDEIMAANMDFSPRFRYFESVQEFDTLVFQDSLIAMYLDGYYRIENDTIDLTVRLVDAFRDDVIQQRRYRYTATGARRVAHRFSDTVYERLFGETGPFSSYIYYVDRDERGRNIFRIDYDGHNQRVVTRGELNIMPAFGVEGDLFWIGYERGKADLYAGNLRDGTRKPLFASRRVESSPSYCPSSDRVAFASSHRGSMDIYSIRRDGTGLRHLAHSPGIDIAPSWSPNGYRLAFISDRSGTPQIYTVTRDGESVERITYGGTYYDSPAWSPQGDYLAYTSRRDGRFDVFMSAADGSGEVNLTKELPGNHQYPSWSPDGAHVAFQTQHAGASNIWLIRVEDGAAVKITTSGSGGMPAWTRGN; encoded by the coding sequence ATGAAGGAAAATAGAGTTATAACGAGTGGGCTGTATGCTCTGTGGGTTCTCCTGTTAAGCAGTGTTGTTGTGATAGCGCGAGAAGTGCATGTTGAGTCACGTATGTTAGAAGATGACGCCGTTGGTATTGCTGTGTTTCCCTTTGAGAATCGTGGGGATATATCACTTACTGAAAATCGCCCCGATGAGATTATGGCAGCCAATATGGATTTTTCTCCTCGGTTTCGATATTTTGAATCGGTGCAGGAGTTTGATACGCTTGTGTTTCAGGATAGTCTTATTGCCATGTACCTTGATGGGTATTATCGTATTGAGAATGATACCATCGATCTAACGGTGCGCTTGGTTGATGCTTTTCGTGATGATGTGATACAGCAGCGTCGGTATCGATATACCGCTACGGGAGCGCGACGCGTGGCGCATCGTTTTTCTGATACGGTGTACGAACGATTATTTGGAGAAACAGGGCCGTTTAGCAGTTACATCTACTATGTTGACCGGGATGAACGGGGCCGTAATATTTTTCGTATTGATTACGATGGTCATAATCAACGTGTTGTGACACGAGGTGAACTTAATATTATGCCTGCTTTTGGAGTAGAGGGCGATCTTTTTTGGATTGGATATGAACGGGGTAAGGCAGATCTCTATGCCGGGAATCTCCGTGATGGTACGCGAAAACCTCTTTTCGCATCTCGACGGGTTGAGTCGTCCCCATCGTACTGCCCCAGTAGTGATCGGGTTGCCTTTGCCTCCTCTCATCGGGGGAGCATGGATATCTATTCTATTCGCCGCGATGGTACGGGTTTGAGGCACCTTGCACATTCTCCGGGCATTGATATTGCTCCGTCGTGGTCTCCCAACGGGTACCGACTTGCCTTTATTTCAGATCGGAGTGGGACTCCACAAATCTATACCGTGACCCGTGATGGTGAATCGGTGGAGCGAATTACCTATGGAGGAACCTACTACGACTCCCCTGCCTGGTCTCCTCAAGGAGACTATCTCGCCTATACATCTCGCCGCGATGGTCGCTTTGATGTGTTTATGAGTGCAGCAGATGGAAGTGGTGAAGTGAATCTTACAAAGGAGCTACCGGGAAACCATCAGTATCCCTCGTGGTCTCCCGATGGAGCGCATGTAGCATTTCAAACGCAGCATGCAGGTGCAAGTAATATTTGGCTGATTCGTGTTGAAGACGGAGCGGCTGTAAAAATAACAACCAGTGGTTCTGGGGGCATGCCCGCATGGACTCGAGGTAACTAA
- a CDS encoding AAA family ATPase, with the protein MERDISRITDTVQENSSFVSRIRQEMSQVVVGQENMVDKLLTALIADGHILLEGLPGLAKTLSISTLARIVNTGFKRLQFTPDLLPADLIGTMIYDQKNGEFVPKKGPLFSNFILADEVNRAPAKVQSALLEAMQERQVTIGDTTYALEQPFLVMATQNPVDQEGTYQLPEAQVDRFMLKVKITYPSRDEEMAILRTMSSPDRPQIEPVASVEDILAARSVIPKIYMDPRVEEYLIDLVMATRSPKEYGLADFSEYIEYGASPRGTLALAKCARVTAFLHGRGYVTPEDIKSVGFDVLNHRIATTYEADAENVVCEDIVRAVFDSIEVP; encoded by the coding sequence ATGGAACGTGACATTTCTCGTATCACCGATACGGTGCAGGAAAACAGCAGTTTTGTATCCAGAATCCGGCAGGAAATGAGCCAAGTTGTTGTGGGCCAGGAGAATATGGTTGATAAGCTTCTTACAGCCCTCATTGCGGATGGACATATCCTCTTGGAAGGCCTGCCTGGTCTTGCGAAAACCCTCTCTATTTCAACCTTGGCTCGTATTGTAAATACGGGGTTTAAGCGATTGCAGTTTACCCCAGATCTGCTGCCCGCAGACTTGATCGGTACAATGATTTATGACCAAAAGAACGGTGAGTTTGTACCGAAGAAAGGCCCTCTCTTTTCCAACTTTATTCTTGCTGATGAGGTAAACCGAGCTCCTGCGAAGGTGCAGTCGGCGCTTCTTGAGGCAATGCAGGAACGGCAAGTAACCATTGGAGATACGACCTATGCCTTAGAACAACCCTTTCTTGTTATGGCGACACAAAACCCGGTAGATCAAGAGGGAACATATCAGCTCCCCGAAGCACAGGTTGACCGTTTTATGCTTAAGGTGAAAATAACATATCCATCGCGGGATGAGGAGATGGCTATTTTACGTACTATGAGCTCTCCCGATCGTCCTCAGATAGAACCGGTTGCATCCGTAGAGGATATTCTTGCTGCCCGAAGTGTTATTCCAAAAATCTATATGGATCCGCGTGTAGAAGAGTATCTCATCGATTTGGTTATGGCAACGCGGTCTCCCAAGGAATATGGCCTTGCTGATTTTTCCGAGTATATTGAGTATGGTGCATCACCGCGGGGGACCCTCGCTTTGGCAAAATGTGCACGGGTTACCGCTTTTTTACATGGCCGTGGATATGTAACTCCTGAGGATATTAAGTCTGTGGGGTTTGATGTGCTGAACCACCGTATTGCCACTACCTATGAAGCAGATGCTGAAAATGTTGTCTGTGAAGATATTGTGCGCGCAGTATTCGATTCTATCGAGGTACCGTAA
- a CDS encoding 3-deoxy-7-phosphoheptulonate synthase — MAFRFIQKLKSPEEIKEQIPLGADLVALKQKNDQVLRDIFTGKDSRLVCIIGPCSAHDPAAVMEYTHRLARLQEEIRDSVILVPRVYTNKPRTLGVGYKGLLHQPDLSKKPSIAEGIQAIRQLHCQIISETHLPLADEMLYPENHKYVDDLLSYVAVGARSVENQEHRLTASGVDIPVGMKNTTGGNTEIMLNSVEAAQAPHIFAFAGYEVETNGNDLAHTIMRGFQRKNGEHVPNYHYEDLHKLVSAYGNRQVKNPGIIVDANHSNSGKRYGEQPRIVQEVLNHCDYSPEIRAAVKGFMVESFLVGGNQKPEGTTFGQSITDPCLGWDETEALLRSMAERH, encoded by the coding sequence ATGGCATTTCGATTTATTCAAAAGCTGAAAAGTCCTGAAGAGATAAAAGAACAGATCCCCCTTGGGGCAGATCTAGTGGCATTGAAACAAAAAAATGATCAGGTCCTTCGGGATATTTTTACGGGCAAAGATTCTCGCCTTGTGTGTATTATTGGTCCCTGTTCTGCCCATGATCCTGCTGCAGTTATGGAATACACCCATCGTCTTGCCCGTCTGCAAGAGGAAATTCGGGACTCTGTGATACTTGTTCCCCGAGTCTATACCAATAAACCGAGAACCCTTGGGGTTGGCTATAAGGGGTTATTGCATCAACCGGATCTTTCAAAGAAGCCCAGTATTGCCGAAGGAATACAGGCGATTCGTCAGCTTCATTGTCAGATTATTTCTGAAACACATCTTCCCTTGGCAGATGAGATGTTGTATCCCGAGAATCATAAGTATGTGGATGATCTCTTAAGCTATGTTGCCGTGGGGGCTCGTTCGGTAGAAAACCAAGAACATCGTCTTACGGCAAGTGGGGTGGATATTCCTGTGGGAATGAAGAATACCACGGGTGGTAATACAGAAATCATGCTTAATTCTGTAGAAGCAGCACAGGCACCGCACATCTTTGCCTTTGCCGGATATGAAGTAGAAACGAATGGAAATGATTTGGCTCATACAATCATGCGTGGGTTTCAACGCAAAAATGGTGAGCATGTCCCCAATTACCACTATGAAGATTTACATAAACTCGTGTCTGCCTACGGTAATCGTCAGGTGAAAAACCCCGGTATTATTGTAGATGCAAATCACTCCAATTCGGGAAAACGCTATGGAGAACAGCCACGTATTGTTCAGGAAGTACTAAATCATTGTGACTACTCTCCTGAAATCCGTGCAGCCGTTAAGGGCTTTATGGTGGAAAGCTTTCTTGTGGGAGGAAATCAAAAACCAGAGGGGACCACGTTTGGTCAGTCAATTACCGACCCCTGTTTGGGATGGGATGAGACCGAGGCACTTCTTCGGAGTATGGCTGAACGACATTGA
- a CDS encoding energy transducer TonB, which yields MVKRTLITKADPQEKGVVFSFVVASFILHLLLIGIIPVAMLLFHRPQQYERPQTFSLLEAPQPDPEPEPQPEPEPEPEPEPEPEPEPEPEPEPEPEPEPEPEPEPEPEPEPEPEPEPEPEPEPEPEPEPEPEPEPEPEPEPEPEPEPEDDMRDLEELLARQDTESAADVQEVQVEEGFAYDWYIASIVNQVRRNWRPTVRDESIFVVVGFTIERSGSFRDLRVLESSGNRVLDRQAMQAVQRVEQFRPLPSGYREPELRVVYRLIPEV from the coding sequence GTGGTGAAACGGACCCTTATTACTAAGGCAGATCCGCAGGAAAAGGGGGTTGTATTCTCCTTTGTGGTTGCTTCTTTTATATTGCACCTCTTGCTTATCGGTATTATTCCTGTGGCAATGCTTCTGTTTCATCGTCCGCAACAGTACGAACGACCTCAGACCTTTTCTCTGTTGGAAGCTCCGCAGCCAGATCCCGAGCCTGAGCCGCAACCAGAGCCTGAGCCGGAACCTGAGCCGGAGCCGGAACCTGAGCCGGAGCCGGAACCAGAGCCTGAGCCGGAACCTGAGCCGGAGCCGGAACCAGAGCCTGAGCCGGAACCTGAGCCTGAGCCGGAACCTGAGCCTGAGCCGGAACCTGAGCCGGAGCCGGAACCTGAGCCGGAGCCGGAGCCGGAACCTGAGCCGGAGCCGGAACCTGAGCCAGAGCCGGAACCTGAGCCAGAGGATGATATGCGGGATCTTGAAGAGCTTCTTGCTCGTCAAGATACAGAATCTGCGGCAGATGTTCAGGAAGTACAAGTGGAAGAGGGCTTTGCCTATGACTGGTATATTGCAAGTATTGTAAATCAAGTACGGCGGAATTGGCGTCCCACCGTACGTGATGAAAGTATATTTGTTGTTGTGGGCTTTACAATTGAGCGAAGCGGGTCATTTCGTGATCTTCGTGTGCTGGAAAGTTCTGGGAATCGTGTATTGGACCGACAAGCGATGCAAGCGGTGCAAAGGGTTGAACAGTTTCGCCCTCTTCCGTCAGGCTATCGTGAGCCGGAGCTCCGTGTGGTGTATCGATTAATTCCGGAGGTATAA
- a CDS encoding ExbD/TolR family protein, producing MNKRRKRRRNKSISELNITNLVDVVFALLIIFMITAPMMTQGVQVDLPDTESEAVELPERVIQVVVTKEQDIYIDERPVSLRSFSREFAQVFAGDLATPVYLSADREVPYGVVMRLISEIQNAGVVNLGFLTEPLKED from the coding sequence ATGAACAAACGACGTAAGAGACGCCGCAATAAATCGATCAGTGAGTTAAATATAACAAATCTGGTTGATGTGGTTTTTGCCCTGCTTATCATATTTATGATAACAGCCCCCATGATGACACAGGGGGTGCAGGTTGATTTGCCGGATACTGAGTCAGAAGCTGTTGAGCTTCCAGAGCGAGTAATACAGGTGGTGGTTACCAAGGAGCAAGATATCTATATAGACGAACGACCCGTTTCGCTTCGTTCCTTTTCCCGCGAGTTTGCACAGGTGTTTGCGGGAGATCTGGCTACACCGGTCTATCTCAGTGCTGACAGGGAGGTTCCGTACGGGGTTGTTATGCGCCTCATTTCAGAAATTCAAAATGCGGGGGTGGTTAACCTCGGTTTTTTAACAGAGCCTTTAAAAGAGGATTAG